In the genome of [Mycoplasma] phocae, one region contains:
- a CDS encoding type Z 30S ribosomal protein S14, which produces MARKSLMVKAEREPKFAVRKYTRCQLCGRVHAVLRKYKICRICFRKLAHEGKIPGVKKASW; this is translated from the coding sequence ATGGCTAGAAAATCATTAATGGTTAAAGCAGAACGTGAACCAAAATTTGCTGTAAGAAAATACACACGTTGCCAACTATGCGGAAGAGTTCATGCAGTGTTGCGTAAATATAAAATTTGTAGAATTTGTTTTAGAAAATTAGCACATGAAGGAAAAATTCCTGGTGTAAAGAAAGCGAGCTGATAA
- the rpsQ gene encoding 30S ribosomal protein S17 yields MESQMRENHRKTLIGTVVSTKNNKTITVVVETYEKHPLYLKRFKKSKKFAVHDEMNVAKIGDVVKIQETRPLSKTKHFRLVEIRSHALGGNDNA; encoded by the coding sequence ATGGAATCACAAATGAGAGAAAATCACCGTAAAACTTTAATTGGAACTGTTGTTTCAACCAAAAATAACAAAACAATTACTGTTGTTGTTGAAACTTATGAAAAGCACCCATTATATTTGAAGCGTTTTAAAAAATCTAAAAAGTTTGCTGTTCATGATGAAATGAATGTTGCTAAAATTGGCGATGTTGTAAAAATTCAAGAAACAAGACCACTTTCAAAAACAAAACACTTTAGATTAGTAGAAATTAGATCACATGCTTTAGGAGGAAACGACAATGCTTAG
- the rplN gene encoding 50S ribosomal protein L14: MLREFSRCNVADNSGAKEVMIIKNLGGSIVKSTNIGDVVVVTIKKAIPNGVVKEGQVVKAVIVRTKRGLARDNGSHIRFDDNAVVLIKEDGSLRGTRVFGPVARELRDKGYLKVISLAPEVL; this comes from the coding sequence ATGCTTAGAGAGTTTTCAAGATGTAATGTCGCTGATAATTCAGGGGCAAAAGAAGTTATGATCATTAAAAATTTAGGTGGTTCAATAGTTAAATCAACTAATATTGGTGATGTTGTTGTTGTTACAATTAAAAAAGCAATTCCTAATGGTGTAGTTAAAGAAGGTCAAGTTGTTAAAGCTGTTATTGTTAGAACAAAAAGGGGATTGGCTAGAGATAATGGTTCTCACATCAGATTCGATGATAATGCTGTTGTTTTAATTAAAGAAGATGGTTCTTTAAGAGGAACACGGGTATTTGGACCTGTCGCAAGAGAACTACGTGACAAGGGTTATTTAAAAGTTATTTCATTAGCTCCGGAGGTTTTATAA
- the rplE gene encoding 50S ribosomal protein L5: MAKQEKLLLENKYIESVRSELVKEFGYTSVMQAPKLKKIVINMTAGNEVSNSKAIEEVMVELAQITGQKPFQTKAKKSLASWKLREGMPMGGKVTLRREKMWAFLTKLINVALPRVRDFNGTSLKSFDGRGSYAIGIKEEIIFPEISYDKIRKLKGMDVIIVTSAKSNEETYALLKHLGMPFAKGNL, translated from the coding sequence ATGGCAAAACAAGAAAAATTATTATTAGAAAATAAATATATCGAGTCAGTTCGTAGTGAACTTGTAAAAGAATTTGGCTATACAAGCGTTATGCAAGCTCCCAAATTAAAAAAGATTGTTATTAACATGACTGCCGGTAATGAAGTATCAAATTCAAAAGCTATAGAAGAAGTTATGGTGGAACTAGCACAAATTACTGGTCAAAAACCATTTCAAACAAAAGCTAAAAAATCTTTAGCATCATGAAAATTACGTGAAGGTATGCCAATGGGCGGAAAAGTAACTTTAAGACGTGAAAAAATGTGAGCATTTTTAACAAAATTAATTAATGTTGCTTTACCTCGTGTTCGTGATTTTAATGGAACATCACTAAAAAGTTTCGATGGTCGTGGAAGTTATGCCATCGGTATAAAAGAAGAAATTATTTTCCCAGAAATTTCGTATGATAAAATTCGTAAATTAAAAGGAATGGATGTCATCATTGTAACCTCTGCTAAGTCAAATGAAGAAACTTATGCATTATTGAAACATTTAGGAATGCCTTTCGCAAAAGGCAATTTATAA
- the rpsH gene encoding 30S ribosomal protein S8 — MAIIIDPIADMFVRMKNAISRKYTEVLLPHSMKKEKILEIIKREGYITNFEVIVNEKTSFKEIKITLKYKGMNQNQSAISGLKKVSKPGLKVYSPSEKLPRVLSGYGTAIISTSKGLLTDKEARKANLGGEVIAFVW; from the coding sequence ATGGCAATTATTATTGACCCAATAGCGGATATGTTTGTTAGAATGAAAAATGCTATTTCACGTAAATATACAGAAGTACTTTTACCTCATTCAATGAAAAAAGAAAAAATCCTAGAAATAATTAAAAGAGAAGGATACATTACCAATTTCGAAGTTATCGTAAATGAAAAAACATCATTTAAAGAAATTAAAATTACTTTGAAATACAAAGGAATGAATCAAAATCAATCAGCTATTTCAGGATTAAAAAAGGTATCAAAACCTGGTTTAAAAGTATATTCACCAAGTGAAAAATTACCTCGTGTACTAAGTGGTTATGGTACAGCAATAATTTCAACATCAAAAGGTTTATTAACAGATAAGGAAGCAAGAAAAGCCAATTTAGGTGGCGAAGTGATTGCTTTTGTGTGATAG
- the rplX gene encoding 50S ribosomal protein L24, whose product MAQAKIRKNDMVLIISGKDKGKFASVIATNLKNQTVTLKKINLKTKHHKPSQENTEGKIEKKEFPIHMSNVAYLAKKGAEGQHSIGSKIGWKVDAKTGKKQRLMKKVNKTI is encoded by the coding sequence ATGGCTCAAGCTAAAATTAGAAAAAATGATATGGTTTTAATTATTTCAGGTAAAGATAAAGGTAAATTTGCATCTGTTATTGCAACAAATCTTAAAAATCAAACTGTAACATTGAAAAAAATTAATTTAAAAACCAAACACCACAAACCTTCACAAGAAAATACTGAAGGTAAAATTGAAAAGAAAGAATTTCCAATTCATATGTCAAATGTTGCTTATTTAGCCAAAAAAGGTGCTGAAGGACAACATTCGATAGGATCAAAAATTGGATGAAAAGTTGATGCTAAAACCGGTAAAAAACAAAGACTAATGAAGAAAGTTAATAAAACAATATAA